CCCCACAGAATACCAAGACGTTCAATACCTTGATGTCATTCCCGATGAAATTTTAACCAAAGATTACGGCTGTGGAGACCCCACTCGCTACGCCCAAACCGGTGATGTCGTCGTCGATTTAGGCTCCGGCGCAGGTAAAAATTGCTATATGGTTGCCCAGAAAGTTGGTGCAGCAGGCAAAGTGATTGGCGTTGATTTTAATGATGTCATGCTTGACCTTGCCCGTAAATATCAACAGGATATTGGCAGTAAAATTGGTTTTCAAAATACCGAATTTGTAAAAGGGAAAATTCAAGATCTCAAATTACCCCTTGCCCCCCTACAAAAATGGCTTGCAGATAACCCGATCACCTCGGTTGAACAGATCACTAATTATGAAGCAGAAGCCGAACGTTTACGCATAGAATCACCTCTAATTGCTGACGATAGCATCGATTTAGTAATTTCAAACTGTGTTCTAAACCTCGTCAAACCGAGTGATAAAAAACAACTTTTCAAGGAAATTTATCGTGTCCTAAAAAAAGGGGGGCGGGCTGTTATTTCAGACATCGTTTGTGACGAAATTCCCACAGCCAAAATCATGAATGATCCAGAGCTGTGGAGTGGCTGTATTTCTGGCGCGTTTTTAGAGTCGGAATTCCTAGAGATGTTTGCAGAAGCTGGTTTCCATGGCATTGAAATCCTCAGCTTTGAAAAGGAACCTTGGCAAACCATTGACGGTATCGAATTTCGTTCCATGACCGTTCGAGCCTACAAAGGTAAAGAAGGTGTTTGTCTCGAACGTAACCAAGCTGTGATTTACAAAGGCCCTTGGCAAGAGGTTAAGGATGACGATGGTCATACTTATGTGCGGGGCGAAAGAATGGCAGTTTGTGACAAAACTTTTAAGCTTTTGACGAATGAAAATAGTCCCTATGCGGGTCAATTTATTCCAGTGCTGCCCTATGAAAATATCACCTTAGAGGAGGCTGGAAGTTTTGACTGTCGTGTTGATGTTCGCCGTCATCCGAAGGAAAGTAAAGGTCAAGATTATAATGTCACCCAATTAACCGATGGTACAGCGTCTTGCTCGACGGATAGCTGCTGTTAATTGCGACCATTTTAAACATTACTAGGGGTCTAAATTTATGACCCTTTTTTTGAATACTTATTTTTTAAATTTGAGAAGGTTAGGCGATCGCCATGGTTCAGACTCCAACAAAAACGACAATTATTCCCTTTGAGAAAAAAATTTCCCAGCCCCTCACCAAAACACCTATTACAACCCTACAAATCAACCTCGGTAAAAAATGTAACCTTGCCTGTACCCACTGCCATGTCGAAGCTGGCCCCAACCGTACAGAAGAGTTATCCCCAGAAGTTTGCAACCAACTTTTAGAGCTAATCCGTAAATTTCCCCAAATTAAAACCGTTGATTTAACCGGTGGCGCACCGGAGATGAACTATGGTTTCCGGGAGCTAGTGGCCACGGCGATCGCCTACGGGAAAGAAGTAATTGTGCGTTCTAACCTCACGATCTTTTTTGTCGGAGGCTACGAAGACTTGCCAGAATATTTTGCGCAAAATAAAATCCGAGTTGTGGCATCTTTGCCCTGTTATCTCGAAGACAATGTCAATAAACAACGCGGTGCAGGCGTGTACCAAGATTCCATCGCCGCCATCCAAAAACTAAATACTTTAGGATATGGCACAAATCCTGATTTAAATCTTGATTTAGTCTACAACCCCCCCATTCCACAGAATACAAATTTCTCCCTGACTCCTGAACAAAGTGCCCTAGAAAAAGACTATAAAAAATATCTTGAAAAGCATTTTAAAATCAAATTTAATCACCTATTCACTATCACAAATTTGCCCATTGGTCGCATTAAAAACTATCTAGAAAAACAGCA
This sequence is a window from [Limnothrix rosea] IAM M-220. Protein-coding genes within it:
- a CDS encoding methyltransferase domain-containing protein, translating into MLDQSTTPTYDIENEVLNRYQAGAQEHEPSLCCPTEYQDVQYLDVIPDEILTKDYGCGDPTRYAQTGDVVVDLGSGAGKNCYMVAQKVGAAGKVIGVDFNDVMLDLARKYQQDIGSKIGFQNTEFVKGKIQDLKLPLAPLQKWLADNPITSVEQITNYEAEAERLRIESPLIADDSIDLVISNCVLNLVKPSDKKQLFKEIYRVLKKGGRAVISDIVCDEIPTAKIMNDPELWSGCISGAFLESEFLEMFAEAGFHGIEILSFEKEPWQTIDGIEFRSMTVRAYKGKEGVCLERNQAVIYKGPWQEVKDDDGHTYVRGERMAVCDKTFKLLTNENSPYAGQFIPVLPYENITLEEAGSFDCRVDVRRHPKESKGQDYNVTQLTDGTASCSTDSCC
- the arsS gene encoding arsenosugar biosynthesis radical SAM (seleno)protein ArsS (Some members of this family are selenoproteins.), whose translation is MVQTPTKTTIIPFEKKISQPLTKTPITTLQINLGKKCNLACTHCHVEAGPNRTEELSPEVCNQLLELIRKFPQIKTVDLTGGAPEMNYGFRELVATAIAYGKEVIVRSNLTIFFVGGYEDLPEYFAQNKIRVVASLPCYLEDNVNKQRGAGVYQDSIAAIQKLNTLGYGTNPDLNLDLVYNPPIPQNTNFSLTPEQSALEKDYKKYLEKHFKIKFNHLFTITNLPIGRIKNYLEKQHLYIPYLQFLERHHNESTVANLMCRNQLSIDYLGNIFDCDFNQMENIPARTKSGDRLTVSKLLEANTLDLIQLVATKPYCYGCTAGSGSSCGGALV